In a genomic window of Lathamus discolor isolate bLatDis1 chromosome 4, bLatDis1.hap1, whole genome shotgun sequence:
- the LOC136013069 gene encoding galactosylgalactosylxylosylprotein 3-beta-glucuronosyltransferase 1-like has translation MLRRRNLLTTILIALPWALLLTLWHQYPTTHYLSLLRKETDENVTSKALLNGTSALREGSLPSCIRQQQSTGATPRVIQSYVYSRPPPWSDTLPTIFVITPTYTRPVQKAELTRLANTFLHVQNLHWVVVEDSPRRTNLVSNLLEKAGLNFTHLNVETPKSLKLGLSWIPSHTPRGTLQRNLGLHWLRDSFSNTAPPEGVVYFADDDNTYSLELFEEMRYTRRVSVWPVAFVGGLRYESPKVSPAGKVVGWKTVFDPNRPFAIDMAGFAISIKLILEKPQASFKLEGVKGGYQETSLLKDLVTMDGLEPKAANCTKVLVWHTRTERPTLVNEGKRGFTDPRVEV, from the exons ATGCTGAGGAGACGTAACCTTCTGACCACGATCCTGATTGCCTTGCCATGGGCTCTTCTCCTAACCTTGTGGCACCAGTACCCAACCACCCACTACCTCAGCCTGCTGAGAA aAGAGACAGATGAGAACGTGACCTCTAAAGCTCTCCTCAATGGTACATCTGCACTGAGAGAAGGCAGCCTCCCGTCATGCATTcggcagcagcaaagcacagggGCAACGCCGAGAGTCATCCAGAGCTATGTGTACTCCAGGCCTCCCCCATGGTCAGACACCCTGCCAACCATCTTTGTTATCACCCCTACCTACACGCGGCCAGTGCAGAAAGCTGAGCTGACCCGTCTGGCCAACACCTTCCTACACGTGCAGAACCTGCACTGGGTGGTGGTGGAGGACTCGCCCCGGAGGACCAACCTGGTATCCAACCTGCTGGAGAAGGCAGGGCTCAACTTCACCCACCTCAATGTGGAGACGCCCAAGAGTCTGAAGCTGGGGCTGTCCTGGATCCCATCCCACACCCCAAGGGGGACACTGCAGAGGAACCTGGGGCTGCACTGGCTGAGGGACAGCTTCAGCAACACCGCACCACCAGAAGGGGTAGTGTATTTTGCCGATGATGACAACACCTACAGCCTGGAGCTCTTTGAAGAG ATGCGCTACACAAGGAGAGTGTCAGTCTGGCCTGTGGCTTTCGTTGGGGGGCTGCGATATGAATCCCCCAAAGTGAGCCCAGCAGGGAAGGTGGTCGGCTGGAAAACCGTCTTTGACCCAAACAGGCCCTTTGCTATTGACATGGCTGGGTTCGCCATCAGCATCAAGCTGATCCTGGAGAAGCCTCAGGCCAGTTTCAAGCTGGAGGGAGTTAAAGGAGGCTACCAGGAAACCAGCCTGCTGAAGGATCTAGTGACTATGGATGGGCTGGAGCCCAAAGCAGCCAACTGCACAAAG GTGTTGGTGTGGCACACAAGAACTGAGAGGCCCACTCTGGTTAACGAAGGCAAGCGTGGATTTACAGACCCCAGAGTAGAGGTGTAA
- the B4GALT3 gene encoding beta-1,4-galactosyltransferase 3 has translation MSLSRAENPCFLLFLLVFQAVFILILYRGGPSHVFRGLLDTPQVLDYSRTHDVYTNLSLFTRAPNEEAKPYCSARSPIFVGPLTITFRVLPSEKMIIRKNPFVQPGGSYRPPHCLARYRSAILVAYRNQKKYLHHLLYYIHPFLQRQQLSYTIYLIQQAGNGTFNRAKLLNVGVREALKDEDWDCLLLHDVDLVPENDYNLYVCDEYYPKHMASAMDKFQYALPSKSFFGGVSALTPEHYMKMNGFPNTYWGSGGENDDIATRIQLAGMKIVRTPPHLGRYKVMDYDKGTETQEPWGRPASHHNTRKTWKDDGMNSLEFKLLSRTKHPLYTNITVDIGYVPPFS, from the exons ATGTCCCTCTCTCGTGCGGAAAAcccttgttttctgctgtttctgttggTCTTCCAAGCGGTGTTTATCCTGATCCTGTACCGAGGTGGACCTTCGCATGTGTTCCGGGGGCTCTTGGACACACCGCAGGTCCTGGATTACTCCAGGACTCACGATGTGTACACAAACCTCAGCTTGTTTACCCGGGCTCCTAATGAAGAAGCTAAGCCCTACTGCTCGGCACGGTCACCGATATTTG TTGGTCCATTAACCATCACCTTCAGAGTGCTCCCTAGTGAAAAAATGATCATCAGAAAAAACCCTTTTGTTCAGCCTGGTGGCAGCTACAGGCCACCTCACTGCCTGGCCCGCTACCGATCAGCCATCCTTGTAGCCTACAGGAACCAGAAGAAGTACCTTCACCACCTTCTCTACTATATCCATCCTTTCCTGCAGCGCCAGCAGCTGAGTTACACTATCTACTTGATTCAGCAG GCGGGGAACGGTACCTTCAACCGAGCAAAGCTGCTCAATGTCGGTGTCCGGGAGGCCCTGAAGGATGAGGACTGGGACTGTCTGCTCCTGCACGATGTCGACCTGGTACCTGAGAATGATTATAACCTCTATGTTTGTGATGAATACTATCCGAAGCACATGGCCAGTGCTATGGATAAGTTTCAGTACGC TCTTCCATCTAAGTCGTTTTTTGGGGGTGTATCTGCTCTGACTCCTGAACATTACATGAAGATGAATGGGTTTCCAAACACATACTGGGGCAGTGGTGGTGAAAATGATGACATTGCTACAAG GATTCAGTTGGCAGGAATGAAAATAGTCCGGACCCCACCTCACCTCGGACGCTACAAAGTGATGGATTACGACAAAGGGACAGAGACACAAGAGCCTTGGGGAAG GCCTGCTTCCCACCACAACACCAGGAAGAcatggaaagatgatggaatgAATTCATTAGAGTTCAAGCTCCTCTCCAGGACAAAGCATCCTCTTTACACCAACATCACTGTGGACATTGGTTATGTTCCCCCTTTCTCTTAG